CGTAATATGGAGTACTTATACAAGACACTTGGTGAAAAATATCGTCCATGCCCTCTGTTATTAAAGTATGTAAAAGCCGGGCGGTTAGGCAAAAAAAGCGGCAAAGGTTTCTATCAATATTGACAAGGGGGTTGAGAGCATGCACCCGTATGAAAATCTTCACGTTGAAATCGAACAGGGATCTATGTGGCTGACAATAAACCGTCCAGAATACCGTAATGCATTAAATCAGGCAACACTCCAAGAGCTTGAGGATGCCTTTCATTGGGCAGAAGCCAATCATGAGGTGAAATTAATTATTATTCAAGGGGCAGGGAATAAGTCCTTTGCTGCGGGAGCAGATATTAAGCAGCTTCATGATAGAAAAATGCTTGAGGCCCTAATACCAGGCATGCAAGGTCTATATAAAAAAATAGAACAGTCCAGCAAAGTCACCATTGCTGCCGTGAAAGGCTATGCTTTGGGCGGAGGCTGTGAACTTGCATTGGCCTGTGATATTCGGATTGCCACTAAAAATGCAAAGTTCGGACTGCCTGAGTTAAATCTTGGCATTATTCCCGGAGCAGGCGGAACACAGCGCCTGTCCAGAATTGTCGGCAAAGGGAGAGCGCTGGATATGATTCTTACCGGCAAAATTATTGATGGGGAAGAAGCAGAAAGGATCGGTCTTGTTTCTTATCTTGCAGCGGAAGATGAATTGGAGAACAAGGCAGAAGAGGTTGCCTCCCAAGTTAAGAGAAAGGGTCCTGTTGCGATCAAATTGGCAAAGCTTGCGATACATAAAGGCTATGATGCGGACCTTGAAACAGCCATGCTGATTGAAAAGCTTGCGCAAGCTGTTGCGTTTGGAACAGATGACAAAAAAGAGGGAACTCAAGCATTCTTAGAAAAAAGGGCAGCTGAATTTAGCAATCAATAAAAAGGGAGAGACAGAAATGGATTTTAGTTTTTCAGAAGATA
This genomic stretch from Bacillus oleivorans harbors:
- a CDS encoding enoyl-CoA hydratase/isomerase family protein, whose amino-acid sequence is MHPYENLHVEIEQGSMWLTINRPEYRNALNQATLQELEDAFHWAEANHEVKLIIIQGAGNKSFAAGADIKQLHDRKMLEALIPGMQGLYKKIEQSSKVTIAAVKGYALGGGCELALACDIRIATKNAKFGLPELNLGIIPGAGGTQRLSRIVGKGRALDMILTGKIIDGEEAERIGLVSYLAAEDELENKAEEVASQVKRKGPVAIKLAKLAIHKGYDADLETAMLIEKLAQAVAFGTDDKKEGTQAFLEKRAAEFSNQ